The following nucleotide sequence is from Juglans microcarpa x Juglans regia isolate MS1-56 chromosome 6D, Jm3101_v1.0, whole genome shotgun sequence.
TGTTGATGAACTACTCCTTTAGAAGCATAGAAATCTGACATATGAAACTCATTTCCCCTATTAGTTCTAATAACTTTGATATGAATATCAAATTGAGTCTCAACGAGATTAAAAAATGACTGAAGAAGGAATTGAGTGtcagatttatttttcattagatATACCCAAGTACATCGTGAGTAATCATCAACAATTGAAAGAAAGTATCTGAAACCAGTGATAGATTCAACAGCAAAGGGACCCCAAATGTCAACATGAAtcaaatcaaaaattttattgctgATAGAATCATTGGTATTAAATGGAAATCTTTTATGTTTTGCCAATGGACAAGTATTATAATTAAAAGTGGAATGAGTAGTAACATCAGAAACAATTTGTGAATTATTTAGATCCTTTTTAAGAAAAGATGGCCTAACCTAAAATGCCATAGATCAAAAAAAGAGATGTTTACAGTagaattgaaaatagaaattttactAGAATTAGCAGCAGAATGTATATCAGATGGTTGAAACAAATACAACCCAACCACTTGTTTAGCCATTCCAAGAGTGTTGGTCCTGTATGAAACAGAAATcagcaagaaaaacaaaaaagcatgATTTTTCAGTAAGCTTTTTGACTGATatgagattaaaagaaaaagaaaggacatACAAAACATTATCAAGAATCAATGATTCTGATAATTTGACTATTCTAATGTGTGTTACTGGAACACAGATACCATTAGGCAATTTTATTGAAGTATGTGCAACAGAGATAATTGTAGTGAAATGCAAAAGGGAACTGACCATATGATTAGTAGCACCACTATCAACTATCCAAGAATTTGACTTTTGGAGAACATGATCAGGTGAGTTAACTATACCTGATAGACTCAATGGATTTGCTACAACATTCATTGCTGTTGGTTGTTGTGAGgagttttgaagaaatgaaagaagtTGATTACATTGTTCTTGAGTAAAGGGGAATTGAGGAGTGGAGTTTGGACCATTAGATGCTTCATCAAAGCTATTCGAAGATGCTGAAACTTGATTAACAGAGGATGTTCTTGGCCTTGCACTCTGTCGATACCCTAGAGGATATCCATGCAGTTTATAGCACCTGTCAACCGTATGTCCAGTGAGACCACAATGAGTGCAAACCGATCGTGAtcttgattttttataattctttacaTTAGTTGAGGAAGTCGATGCAGGGGCCACATTCTTGCTAAACAAAGCAACATATTCAGACAAGATTGAAGATCCAACAACTTtcctttgtttctcttcttgaaGAGTAAGAGATAGAACTTTGTCAATGGATGGAATTGGATCCATTAAGAGAATTTGACCCCGAATGTGTGTAAAAGAATCGTTAAGGCCCATTAAAAATTGAACAACATATTCATTATTATGTTGATCAATGATTGTCTTTAAAGCTCCACATGAACAACTTGGCTGACAAATACAACTGGAAATGGGCTTAACATTGGAGAATCTATCCCATAATGCTTTGAGTTTTGTGTAATACAAACTAACAGAACTTTGATCTTGACTTAAGGACGAAAGATCCTTCTTAAGTTGAAAAAGACTCAAGCCATTACCTTGCGTAAACCTAGTCTTTAAATTGTTCCAGACTTTTGCAGCAATGGAAGAACTGATAACACTTGCAGCAATCTCTTGCGTAAGAGAATTTAAAATCCAAGAAAGAACCATATTATTGCATCTAAACCATTGAACATAAAGCGGATTAGATAGATTTGCAGGACAAGAAAAGGTTCCATCAATAAAACTCGTCTTGTTCTTGGCATTGAGGGCCATTACCATCGACCGACTCCAAGTATAATAGTTCTCACCATTCAGAAGTTGAGAAACCAAAATAGATCCAGGACTTTCTccatgatgaagaaaataagggTTTGAGAaatcttcaacaaaataactagTACGAGTAGAGTTTGTGGGAGCAAGATTTTCACCTTCTGATACCATCTCAGAATatgcaagaaagaaaagaaaggaaagaaatattccaaaattgtattgaatgaaaaatgaaaatctatctGTTACCGTCTAattctatttatatacaaattagCTAATTACTAAACCTACACGTGGCTTAATAACTTAATACAAGCACACATCATAGCTtttttgaagaagagttttccTTTTGTCATTGTCTATATCTTTAGGCTATTTTTCTTGAATAGTGAGCGTAATTCCTTGCTCTATCTCTGAGGAATTACCCTAAAATTACTCCCTATCCCATGGGAATTACCCTTGAGTGAAGATCACTCCATTCctcaacttttctctcaacttcattcccaaacatacAAAACTAAAATACATCTAACTCAAGTTTTTTCATTCGTCTCAACATATTTTCAATTCTTAAAAacaataacattaaaaataagaaaaatacataacTTAAAAGAGATCGAGTGTGTTATCGATCAGACCTGGTAGGCTTTTGAGGCCCTCGTGGAAGCCATAATAGGCGGTTTCTTTAGCAATATAAGTGGCGGCCTGGCAGATCCTGGACCGCACCTCCTCGTCCGCCATGCACTGCTTCACCTTATGGGTGTCGTCAATTCTAACGGCCTTAACGGCCTTGTCAATCTTGTTAACGGCAGCGCAGCCGATACTATAAGAACTCAAGCACCAGCCCTTAACGGTCGTCTGATCGGGAGCATTCGTTTTAAGAAAATCGCTTGTTGAGTAAATGTAATCCCACAtacccatttctctctctctctctctctctctctctctctcgcgcgcTCGCTCCCGGAAGGTCTGGATAGCAGAAGCCAGAAACTAGTGAAAAGAACCTTGACAATGGATACCCTGCTCTGTCTCCTGCCTCCAAAAAGTACCTTGTAAAAGCTTGCAAGTGGAATGTTGACGATGTAGAAAAAGAAGCGTCTGTTCAAACTTCAGGTTATGTTAGacgttaaattgagttgagataaattgagataataaaatattattagaatattattttttaatattattattattattttaaaatttaaaaaaattaaattatttattatattttgtgttaaaattttaaaaaattataataataaattgagatgagtttagaaaaatttatcATCCAAATGAAGTCCACTGCTACAGTCATCCAATGCCCCATGCACTTGGCATTATATTAAATTTCTAttctttcatttgaaacttctttttttttttttttttttttgagatagaTATAGTTTAATTATTGCAGTTTGAATCacaaatctatctcaactcatcttatttaattattataatttttttaaattataaaacaaaatataataatcaattcaactttttcaaattctaaaataataataatattaaaaatttatattctaataatattttattcaactttcatctcaactcagtttaatatttaaacacaacctaaatattagcaacattaaataaaataagaaaaagactATTATGCTTTTCATTAGCAACTccaacattaaataaaataagaaaaagactACTATGCTTTTCCAAACGCATCCCTCGGTTTGACCACtcagtaaaattattttttttttaacttgatgatgaaagaagtaattttaaatatattggtgtatttttttattttctaaaaatatttaactacattaaaaaaaatgtaaatagaaaaaaaaaatttttttgcaaCTAACAGTAACACTGAGCGACAGAGTAACACCGCTCATAAAATAATGTCCACATACATGTCATTGATCAAGAGTTAGTAAATCATCACATAATGCACAATATAAATGagaatttacaatatttttataacattattttttaatgttagtaACACCGAgcgtttggatattaaactgAGCTtaattgaattaagatgagatgataaaatattattagaatattattttttaatattattatgattttcgaatttaaaaaaattgaattgtttattatattttatattgaaatttaaaaaaattataataataagttaagatgaattgaatttaaCTTAGCTTCCAAACGTATTATATCATccagattttttataatatgaagtCCTCGAAAATACGTCTGAGACGTTTTTCAATAGATTAATGGTATCAAGTTAGAATATAAGAagatgttttttaaaagaaaaaaaaaatccaaggaCTTATTTTACTGTTAATCCTTTCAAATAAAAACACCCTACTTTTTTCCTTAAAGAAAAACTGCTAGAGGTAATGTACATTAGTCACTAAATTAATGTGGGTAGTCCAAAAGTCCATTAATATATGATATcatgcaaaattaaaaatatactttgaccaaaaaaatactgaaaacgTGGTGGCCAACTCTCCAACGTTCTAACATAAGGGTTGGTAGGTGGCTGCGCGGCCACTCCTCCAAACAGGCCAAATTGATCATCAAAGATACAGATCATCGATCCACATTATACAGAGCATGTTGATAGGCATAGCCGCATAGATATAAAACATATTGACAACCACTAAACATCAGCGTACGGCTGTGCACCACTCTTGTACATTGCGCACACAGCCTGACCACTTTTTTAACAGGAATAGAGGAATCCAAGATCTGACATCCTGCgataaaaatcacaatatagATCATAGTTGAGATTATGATCTATGCGAAaacaatgttttttctttcctacCAATATCCAGAGAAGATGAGGTATTCCAACTAGACGTAGGATCAAAAGATTAAATATGACGGAAATATATACAGCATAACCTATTTAGTGCAAGAAACTAgcatttaattcaaatatttagaaGTGTTTAGAATGCAGCTTCATCAGTGCTCCTGCATACCCACTTCATCAAGGGGCCAAACCTTTATTCATACCATGCCCAAGGTGCAGACAGAATGAGCAATGACAATTAACCACATAAACACCAACTGCAGTGACTAAAAGGAAATATTCTCACACTCGGACAAGAGGAATGAAGATGCGAGTCCAACAGTTGTTTCTCACTGGCAAAGTTAACACCTTATGGAGAGTGTGGCAAAAGTATCTAGTCCAAGAGAGGAACTTGTGAAGCAAATTAGAATTTCAGGATGCTGGATGTTCAAGTATGTTGATTAAggaaatctttttaaaaaaattctcaaactgACGTAGCAAACAAAAATGCAAAATGAAAAGAGTAGTAAAATGCTGAAGGCAAGAAAGTTAGTACAAGGAAAAGATGACAAAAAAACTTAAGGCAAGGAatattagcattttctttatGATGCATAATATCTGaataaaaatcatgtcaatCATTCTTGGTTTGGGAGAAGAAATTACGGTAATAATATACAGAAATATTGGGGAAACAAGATGACAGGACAAAAATATTCACCCGTGGAGGTTTGGAAGTATCAATAATCATAGTGAAAATGAACATTAAGGTAAACGATGGCTattaatcttctttttttttatataagttgtggCTGTTAATctatttacacaaaatatgcatgttCAAAATTGATCCAATAAGccacaaaacaataaaaactgGAACGCTATATTCATTTGCAGCAAGCACTACAAATACATTAGCAGGGAGCTATGTGGCCATAAGGGGCTACAAGGCGCTCTGTGCACCTCATCGTGGATTTCCTTTAGAGTCATGCTACGCGCACAGATGtctgtgtttatcatttttttcttaaaaggatgatatattatttacaataacagagaaaatttgaaatctaaCAAGTTTGAACAGTtaggggaaaaaagaagaatataaattaatgacTGGAAACTAGATAAAAGATCGTCCCAAAGAGAAAGGAATGATAAAACATGGTTAGTTTGTAGCTGACCCCAAGATGCTGGGGTAAGGCTTTACTTGACAGACTCAAACAAAAGATATTATAACTTTAATAAACAGGGAACAATACTCCAAGCCAAATGGCAATATAGAAGTAGACCTGATAGATGATAGATATCATAAATGCAAGGTAAATGCAAACTTAATCTATTCCACAATATCAATGCAACTGAAACTAACCACTGCCTAGACAGGCTGGTTCACAGAGACAGCCCAGAAAAAAGCAACTCCAACTCCTCATCCTGTGATGCAGTTCTCTGGCATAAAAGGCAGGAATAAATATCTCATCGAGATTTCAAGTCAAagtatacttttttaaataaggaaaaaaaacaattagaCACAAAGATATTCGTACTGTATACTAAGCAAACCTGTATTTTCTCCTAACTTGTCAGATTATTAAATTCATTGTGATTCTCTAATTAAGTTCAAAAGAATTGTACATTGTATTACATACTGAGAGACATGCAGGGCTCAAAATAGCGGACATTAAGAAATATAACAAATGGCTGTTTAgcattaaaattatatattagaaacctgaactatcattttctttgataAGTAGTAGAAATCCAAACTAATTGATAAGTCTCATCCTCTTCAAAGACCTAAAAGGTATATCCACCCTCTTTCCACGATTCTACCATCATCCTATCCCCTCATTTCAAACTCTACACTTATTCATGCATCTGAAAGATTGTAGGGGCTCGTTAGCACTTTACTAATATAATCAAAGTAAAGGCTCATCTTACTGAGCCAATTGATAGGCAAAATAGATACTATTTCGTGTAAAATAGTTCCTTAAGTTGTTGGTGTTGACCTATAAACTGTTTACAACCCAAAAAAAGGTGGGACTCCTGTAAAGGAATTGAAATACAAGCCAAAAATAGTAATAGATCACTTTGTCcagcttttcatttttatagAGGACTTCTTTCCTCCTTACACTCCTAATTACCTTTTTCTGTAAGTGACTCCAGTTACCATTTGGCAATAACATAACATCGGTCAGACGACACTTGCTTTCCCGAAAGACATCCTTTTGTCTTATATACTTGAATCCATATCCGTACAACAAGTCAAGGCAATTTTACAAGTAAACATAAAATGGTTAATACCCAGCACCTgtgacaataataatattctatgaCTTAGATCAACAATGCAGGTCAAATGTCACGAACCTGAATGGACAAAAGTTGCAGTATTTTATTGAGGACCCGTATACGATGAACAGCATAAGAGCTGTTCGCAGGAAGTCGGTTCATTCTGTTCATCTCTCCCTCGACTGCTGCTTTCTTCTCTTGATACCCCATTTGCTTCAGTTGATATTTAGGTTGGGCGCTAACTCTACTGTCCATGGTCTGGTCAACAGCACAGCTACCCCAAAAATGATCGAGTGAATTCCCTTCTGGACTAGACCTACTAATAAGATGATTCATCACAGTTGAGAATGCACCCAACTAAGAAATAAACAAGCAAGACATAAGAAGTGCAAAATTGACAAGGcgtaacaacaacaataataaaaattggtAAAGCACATCATCCATATAGTTAAAGGACTTTTCTTTTGCACACCTCCTGTGCACATATTTTGTGCAAACTTCTCGCatgtattgtaattttaaattaaacttaATAGATGTACGTGATCTTTACAATGTACATGAGATGTGTACACagaaaaacaaacagaaaaggTGTGCAAAGAGCATAACATATTGGTAAAATAATGGCCATTGCACCATAAGGTTCCCTTCTCTCTTTCTATTGTCTATATCACTATCACTCCATTAAATCATGAAGGGAAGCCCGGCTCAAGCATCAGCCCCTTGACACAATCCACCAACACTTTCCACCAGCCAAAGGGGTCAATGAGCAAATAAGAAGGCGAAGTCGATTTCATGAGAATCAATATTCTCAAAATGGAGGGTGGGGAGTCTGGTATGCAGATATTGCCTCTACGATGAAATTTGTTTCATCTAAATGGCTAAAAACAAAGCATAACTAGACTTCAGAGATAAATATGCCCTTCAAAGTTATTCCTACATCTAGAAAGACCAATAATAGAAACAAGTTAATCCAGCTCTAAGCACGTCTAAACCCTAATTAATTCTTAGGTTGGTTCGAACTTCCTACAAATTCTTGGACACTAAACAGCCTCTTTAAGTGCCATTAAACCTGGATAAAAGCGTTAATCCTATATAAAGCGATCAAGAGAGAGAACTTACAGGTCGTGCGGTCGAAATCCCTGATGTTGTCGTCCAGAGTCCAGACCAAGAAAATTAGGAAGAGACGAATAGAGAAAGTTATCAAACAGAAGCTCGGATTTTTAAGGGGACCGTTTTGTTTTctcccaagaaaaagaaattctactTATCCCCGTGATTTgtcatattaataatttaatataccgTACGAGAGATaataagaatttttcatttcaagattaccgttttcattttttttatgaaagtcaatattagtaaatttataaaaaaatttcaacattttttctaAATACATTAAAGTACTGTTACTCCCGCAAAAAATTCATACCGAATGGATATCCGATATTGAAtagtttaaattattatttttttaatattctatttttttaagtcactttaaatatttttaaatataaaaaataataataataattatttaaaaaatacttccttaatcatttgataaaaaaataaaaaaagaaatggtagaaaatatgtatataatttttgagTGACTATTATCTTTTTTTCACTCACCTGCTGTGGGCGGCCTGAGCCGCGGCCTAGCAGCAGGCTGCTTTGCTTTACTACTACGTCAGGCAGAAAAggaagttgaaatttgaaaacggCTAGAAACTGTCGTGCTCTTCATTTTTATAATAGTAGTAGATATGAGTACGCGATGTACAAGTTTTTTGTAAGacttttattaaaatatgagatatatttttttttttttttatacatgaaaatGAGAGATTCGATCTTTAATTATGttaatgagaaattaaaatattgccAATTGATTCAAATGATCTtgacttttattaaaaaaaattaatacaccaACAAAAGTGTGAATTTTCAAAtctatatgttttaaaaaaaacatatattatagaTTTAGACAtcttaaatttgtataaatattttttacttacttttttttttattatcttaattttcatTTGCTTCGGACTTAAATATAGGCTGAATGAGCTGCTAAAATCCTCTTTATCCGTTGTAAGAtgatctaaaataataattacatcaCACTATTTGGATGATCACCTCGTATCAATAATTTTTCGTCAAAATAGTCTATTAGAAATGTAATCAATCCGGTTTGATCCGATTTTAGACATATATTAAAATCAAACCGGTATATACTgactttgagatttgaagaaccgataGGCGATATCATACCGGTTATATCCCTAAACCGATACTTTCGATTTTGTTGGTATAGTCCAATCTTTccggtatattatatatatagtatatatcatatattatagtatataataatataatgatatattatagtatattataatatatagtgatatagtatttactaatactatagtgatttatataattatttatatatagtagattactaataatattagtattagtatatatataatagtattatatagtgatataatatttgatCATGTATGTTAATGATAATATGCTAGCGATAATATGttagtatctaacttatttatatatttgattatatatgttagtgaCAGTATGCTtggttacatatacgttcgcgATAATATGATAGTTAGATACACTTTTTACATGAGTGTATATAATCGaatgtataaaaatgtatttgtcaaaaataatatatattataatttattatgctataaaatatatttatcattaatgtatataatatatagttacattaataaaatataataaaatgctcatgtttaaaattaaaattttatgttataaaattaaaatttgtaatgaaaatgttatattaa
It contains:
- the LOC121235978 gene encoding uncharacterized protein LOC121235978 isoform X1; translated protein: MNHLISRSSPEGNSLDHFWGSCAVDQTMDSRVSAQPKYQLKQMGYQEKKAAVEGEMNRMNRLPANSSYAVHRIRVLNKILQLLSIQRTASQDEELELLFSGLSL
- the LOC121235978 gene encoding uncharacterized protein LOC121235978 isoform X2, whose product is MDSRVSAQPKYQLKQMGYQEKKAAVEGEMNRMNRLPANSSYAVHRIRVLNKILQLLSIQRTASQDEELELLFSGLSL